The genomic window CATGATTAAAACCGCAGTACACTTGAATTGCACAGATCGATCCTAAAGTAGGGGAGCGGGGTGCGTGGTGGTGATGATAATCACAGATCGATCGCTATATTTGTTCGGGTTAATGAAGGTCCCAATGACATGTCCATGTGCCTGTTGTCATTGGTCCTAATAACATGTCCATGTGCCTGTTGTCATTGGTCCTAATAACATGTCCATGTGCCTGTTGTCATTGGTCCTAATAACATGTCCATGTGCCTGTTGTCATTGGTCCTAATAACATGTCAATGTGCCTGTTGTCATTGGTCCTAATAACATGTCCATGTGCCTGTTGTCATCAGCGCTGGACACTCTCCCGGCTCCAATCAATGTCTCCATGGACTCTAGAAACTTCCGGCATGAGCTGACATGGGCCCCCGGGCCGGGGACCCCCCCGGAGACATACTACAAAGTGTACTCCAGGTAAACTACAGGGCCCACTTCCTAAAATACTACAAAGTGTTTATCAGGTTCAGTACAGGGCCTACTTCCTAAAATACTACAGAGTGTACACCAGGTACTGTATAATCAGAATCagttacttttattacatcttattgtacaagtacaATAAGAGTAAAAATGTTACTTAGGCTTGGTCCCTCAACAGTCTCATAGCAGCAAaaatacaagataaagtaaataaggtaagcaaaaatataaataagtaaatataaaatatgataaATTAAGTAATAGTCAGAGAAACTAAGCCAGTGCTAATAAGTAATAATTAGTAATGAGGCGTAGTGAAGTGTAAAGTGTAAGTGTAAAGTGTTCAAATATTCCCACTTCCTATTTCTACTTCTTCACTTCACCCGTGGTCAGAGCTTGGCAGTCTCTCTTCGGAGAAAAGATAAAGTGGGGTACTTTATTTGTACCCTACTCTGTTAACACAATTGACtttggtgttttgttttgtacttTAATTTAATTCGCATATTCATTCAATTTCTTTGttaaaatgttttgtttcatgtttgaATAGGAACTGGTTTGAATGTCACATAAGTAATAGTAGCCTACCTCGCATGGGAAATTCCATGTGTGTATTTTATTACAACTATTTTGTTGATCTTTCACTTCATGGTTTAAACGTGTCTGTCTCTGAAGGCTATGTTCTTGCGGCCGGATGGTGGCACGTTTGACTGCAGGATACATTCTGtgaattaaagaaaaaaaatatggtgtgcatgtttcttCAAGAAAAAATCGACCATACCATTTCTTATAAACCAGGCTCAAAGTGTGAGGAGATTACTGTGAGCATATTCATTTTGTGAAAATATTCTAATTGTAGGGGTTATTTTAAATACTTTACTTTGACCATTCATACTTTAATCAAACCGTAGATACGTCATTCATACATCATACATGCGTCAATAAGGAGTCTCTTTATCCTATAGATGCAGATGAATAAGGGATTGGGTATCTTGTTCAAAGATGCTTATAGGTTTGCTATGGACTGCTCCAGATCACTCCCCTTTAATTGAATCTTTGACAATTTACAACTTATcgtttttcattcatattgtGTTATGCATCTGATTGCCTCAAGACCTTATAACCTTAAGTTATATTGCCAATGGATCCAAACACTGATATCAAAGGATGCATCTTGTTGTTTTTCAACGTGAGACAGGATTTCCCGTGGACGTCCAAAGCCAAAGGTTTTCAACAAGACCAGCGGTGTTCTGAAGCTGAAGAATGATCACAAATACAAGATCTCCGTCATGGCTGTCTACAACCACTCCAACCACTCCCTGGAATCGGTGGAGTCCAAGGCCTTAGAGTTCAGCGCTTTCCAAGACAGTACGTCAAGCCGTGTTGGATGATGTTTCAGGGTCTGTGTATTGGCAAATGTTAAAGTATGTTGTGTTCCTATGTGCCATTGCTATTTGGCCAGTAAGCCGACGCTTTTATACAAAGTCAAATAATCGTTTTTTAGGTACATATACATATCGTAATCAAGTTCATCTTTCCAGCTCGTATAGATCCTCCATGGCTCAGCCTGGTGGGAGGGGATCACCGCCTGGAGCTCAACATCTCCCTTCCCAAGGCCCACAAGTCCGCCAAAATAGAAGACATCCTCAACTTCTACAATGCCAAAGTTACGGTCACCTGGCAGAAAGCTGGAGACGACAGGGTACTAATTCCACCTTCTAACCCATATAATCCTCTCATCCCGTCACGCTGGATTTCCTTTGCTCTATCTGGTCGTTTATCTTTATTTCCTTACTTTTCTTTTGCTTATGGATGAGAAGAGAGGCTTGTGGAAGCCGCTGGCCTCTTTTCCTTCATCTCGCCTGCACAGTGGTTTTTAGGAAAgcccttttctttctttgtacTTCTGCTGTGCAAACGAAAAAACAAAACCGACTAGTCGTTAAGTGTATAACTTGCAAATGTGTTTCCTTGTACTGTGTTTGAATTGGTTGCATGCAGAAACCAAATGTAGTCGTTCATTGCTTTGTTTTGAAGACCTTTTCCATGGACATGACCAATTCCAGCATGGTCCTGGAAAACCTGGAGGCCGGCATGAATTACTGCGTGAGAGTCCACCTTAGGATCCGCATCAATCCACATACCTGGCcctccaggtgtgtgtatgcatcaaCCAGCGACCCGGAACCCAGCATGGGTAAGTTGCAGACGGTCCTTAAGGGACGGTTCTGAGTGATCATCATAAGAGTATCTTCTACTGTGTACTGTGTCATGATAGAGCGTGTGTACTGTAGGCCCTAGGGTTCTAGGGATCGCCGTCCCGCTCCtcgtcctggtggtggtgggcacgGTGGCGCTCCTTGTTGGGCTGCACTATACTGGCTACCTGTGTGGAATCAAGGCCCATGTGCCCGCCGTACTGCTGGTAAGAAATGCTATtaacactgtccaacccctgctccttaatgaccggtctctgtagtcactgtccaacccctgctccttaatgaccggtctCTGTAGTCACTTTCTaacccctgctccttaatgaccggtctctgtagtcactgtccaacccctgctccttaatgaccggtctctgtagtcactgtccaacccctgctccttaatgaccggtctctgtagtcactgtctaacccctgctccttaatgaccggtctctgtagtcactgtctaacccctgctccttaatgaccggtctctgtagtcactgtctaacccctgctccttaatgaccggtctctgtagtcactgtctaacccctgctccttaatgaccggtctctgtagtcactgtctaacccctgctccttaatgaccggtctctgtagtcactgtccaacccctgctccttaatgaccggtctctgtagtcactgtctaacccctgctccttaatgaccggtctctgtagtcactgtctaacccctgctccttaatgaccggtctctgtagtcactgtccaacccctgctccttaatgaccggtctctgtagtcactgtctaaccccctgctccttaatgaccagtctctgtagtcactgtctaacccctgctccttaatgaccggtctctgtagtcactgtctaacccctgctccttaatgacctgtcactGTAGtgactgtctagcccctacctgctcctcaatgacctgtctctgtagtcactgtctagcccctacctgctccttaatgacctgtccctgtatACCATTAGGGTTATTATCATTGGTCCTTGTGCCTCAGTCTCCCCTCTGTCTGGATGTTCAGATGGTGCTCAGCCATGTCTACCTGGTCACGCCAGAGAGGACCATCCCTGACCCGGTGTACTTCAGCCCCAAGGCGGCCAAACACGACGGGACTGGGCTGCAggacgacgatgacgacgaaGAAGAGGACGAAGAAGATGCCGACAAAGGGGAACACATGTACTTTAACAGAGCTGCAGATCTCTCCTCCGATTCCGACTCCTCGGATGCACCTGGGGATCCCCCTGGGAGCTCTTGCGGCAGGGCCTGCCCGACAGTGGGCAGCGGGTTGATGGCGGTGGAGTGGCCTTTGCCGGGGTCCCATCGTCAGCCAGATATCAGGGGCCACAGTGTTCAGGGGCCCGTTACGCTTGACAAGGACCTGCATGGGATTCAGGGTGGGGCCATGAGCCAGGGGGAGTGGAGTAAGGAGGCGCCGTCTGTGGATGAGAggtggaaagaggaggaggaggaggaggaagaggaggaggagggtggtgatGTAAATCTGTTCTCACTGACTCTTCTCAAGGAGGACAACTCTGGGAACATCAATCTGTGCTCAGCGATCTTTGGTGGgttcaaagaggctactgaccATGAGACTGAGTTGGATGACGCTCCACGTGTCGCTCTACGGCCTCGACTTGAGCCAGAGCCACACGGAACGCCAGGCAGACTCTCAGCACAGAGTCGTACGCCTTCAGACACTGAAGAAGTGCTGCTGTCCATCCTGGGCTCAGAGCAGCCACACAGAGGAGAGACAAAGCGAAGCAGAGCGGGCACATCCTGTAGTGACCGCATCTCTTATGGTAGcgagatggaagaggaggaggagccagaagaGGAATACTCCTCTGGATATATGGGGCGTTAATTTGGTgattgttaagtgtgtgtgtgtgtgtgtgtgtgtgtgtgtgcgcgagcgtgtgtgtgtgcgagcgggTATGCCTTGTGTTAAATGCTGACCAATGATTTGAATAAATGATGTCAATCATGGATAAAGTCTGAAAACAAAAAGAGGATGTCACTTGTCACATGTATATTACTTCATAGACAGGGGAACTTGGTTGTTGGCTTGATGGCCGGAATTGTGGATGAATCAGATTACTTAAATCAATTGTAAGTGTGCCTATAGTATAGGCGAAAAGGC from Gadus morhua chromosome 17, gadMor3.0, whole genome shotgun sequence includes these protein-coding regions:
- the crfb1 gene encoding cytokine receptor family member b1; translation: MEYLLPVLFLMIQCSHTGALDTLPAPINVSMDSRNFRHELTWAPGPGTPPETYYKVYSRISRGRPKPKVFNKTSGVLKLKNDHKYKISVMAVYNHSNHSLESVESKALEFSAFQDTRIDPPWLSLVGGDHRLELNISLPKAHKSAKIEDILNFYNAKVTVTWQKAGDDRTFSMDMTNSSMVLENLEAGMNYCVRVHLRIRINPHTWPSRCVYASTSDPEPSMGPRVLGIAVPLLVLVVVGTVALLVGLHYTGYLCGIKAHVPAVLLMVLSHVYLVTPERTIPDPVYFSPKAAKHDGTGLQDDDDDEEEDEEDADKGEHMYFNRAADLSSDSDSSDAPGDPPGSSCGRACPTVGSGLMAVEWPLPGSHRQPDIRGHSVQGPVTLDKDLHGIQGGAMSQGEWSKEAPSVDERWKEEEEEEEEEEEGGDVNLFSLTLLKEDNSGNINLCSAIFGGFKEATDHETELDDAPRVALRPRLEPEPHGTPGRLSAQSRTPSDTEEVLLSILGSEQPHRGETKRSRAGTSCSDRISYGSEMEEEEEPEEEYSSGYMGR